A stretch of the Dioscorea cayenensis subsp. rotundata cultivar TDr96_F1 chromosome 4, TDr96_F1_v2_PseudoChromosome.rev07_lg8_w22 25.fasta, whole genome shotgun sequence genome encodes the following:
- the LOC120257910 gene encoding thioredoxin-like 2, chloroplastic: MADTLLRSSLLLSLFNAPLLPPSPNAALHKPSSSKIPARLAAVASSTPYPEKRLSRFKVYAVVEEEDGPKWWEKNAGPNMIDVHSTQEFIDVLSKAGDSLVIVEFYGTWCGSCRALFPKLCKTAEEHPEILFVKVNFDENKPMCKRLNVRVLPYFHFYRGADGQLESFSCSLAKFQKIKDAIQTHNTDRCSIGPPRGVGDLDLLGTSSTLEKPAEAPSR; this comes from the exons ATGGCCGATACCCTTCTTCGCTCCTCTcttctcctctccctcttcaacGCACCCCTCCTGCCTCCTTCGCCCAACGCCGCTCTCCATAAGCCTTCTTCTTCTAAAATCCCCGCCCGCCTCGCTGCCGTCGCCTCCTCCACCCCTTATCCTGAAAAGAGGTTGTCTCGCTTCAAG GTTTATGCCGTTGTGGAAGAGGAGGACGGACCTAAGTGGTGGGAGAAGAATGCTGGACCAAATATGATTGATGTTCACTCGACTCAGGAATTTATTGATGTGTTAAGCAAAGCTGGTGATAGTCTTGTGATAGTTGAGTTTTATGGCACTTGGTGTGGTTCTTGTCGAGCTCTTTTCCCTAAG CTTTGCAAAACAGCTGAAGAACATCcagaaattttatttgtaaaggtCAACTTTGATGAAAACAAACCTATGTGCAAAAGATTGAATGTCAGGGTGCTCCCATATTTCCATTTCTACCGAGGTGCTGATGGACAATTAGAGTCATTTTCATGTTCACTAGCGAAA TTTCAGAAGATAAAGGATGCAATCCAAACACACAACACAGATCGTTGCAGCATCGGTCCACCTCGAGGGGTGGGTGATCTCGACCTTCTTGGAACCTCAAGCACACTAGAAAAGCCTGCCGAAGCCCCCTCGAGATAG
- the LOC120258115 gene encoding uncharacterized protein At4g29660: MTSRLWRMYADHVYNRWEKTVLWDMIEPYRRPRSFTPLVSIYIAAFYTGVIGSALTEQLYKEKYWEDHPGEAVPIMRPKFYWGPWKINRGSVLPPNQ; this comes from the exons ATGACGAGCAGGCTATGGAGAATGTATGCCGATCATGTGTACAATCGGTGGGAGAAGACGGTTCTCTGGGATATGATTGAGCCCTACCGACGTCCCCGGTCCTTTACCCCTCTCGTCTCCATCTATATCGCTGCGTTCTACACTGGCGTCATTGGCTCGGCTCTCACAGAGCAACTCTACAAG GAAAAGTACTGGGAGGATCATCCTGGGGAAGCAGTGCCAATCATGAGGCCAAAGTTTTATTGGGGTCCTTGGAAAATAAACAGGGGTTCTGTCTTGCCTCCCAATCAGTAG
- the LOC120259389 gene encoding putative transcription factor bHLH041, with amino-acid sequence MTIKQGIKQFVTLSKLITKASMDEWFFDSDLTYNGGLPWWEPEGSNEITREMDVMQFFSEDLSEFDNNGNSSSASSLPSLSTGSSEPRRQWSIQLPDGSEDEVLTRAMVAVISSASPSSCSSSSTSSLSSPSMQSLIDKTRNYGQFTSFRIYSPILASASAVNCDPKTNLHSQKMIKKSITMLQRINKMRNQEPALTSNQVSHMISERRRREKLNGSFDQLRSLLPPGSKKDRATVLMKTKDYLKTLKDQISELQLENRMLEMKLKCPATDEINEQHLKASNFRSTLRVEIIKASAPSSEVQQISLRLTANVNSALIDLVLHVLECLKEMRVLALVSVDGNIHTAQMNLHARATIEFQIKACDWYEELFKEAMTRSIKRVARLELVNFEGLYSGDGQLIHGV; translated from the exons ATGACAATCAAACAGGGTATAAAACAATTTGTTACCTTGTCCAAATTGATCACAAAAGCATCAATGGATGAGTGGTTCTTTGATTCTGATCTTACTTACAATGGAGGATTACCTTGGTGGGAACCTGAAGGATCAAATGAG ATAACCAGGGAGATGGATGTGATGCAATTCTTTTCTGAAGATTTGTCGGAATTTGATAACAATGGCAACTCTTCTTCGGCGTCATCTTTGCCATCTCTGTCAACAGGTAGCTCAGAGCCTAGACGGCAATGGAGCATTCAACTGCCAGATGGAAGCGAGGATGAGGTACTTACAAGAGCAATGGTGGCTGTTATCAGTTcggcttctccttcttcctgttcttcttcttctacttcttctttgtCATCACCATCAATGCAGTCTTTGATAGACAAGACAAGAAACTATGGTCAATTCACTTCATTCAGGATTTACAGTCCAATTTTAGCTTCAGCTTCAGCAGTGAATTGTGATCCTAAGACCAATCTTCACAGCCAGAAGATGATTAAGAAATCCATCACCATGCTGCAAAGAATTAATAAGATGAGAAATCAAGAACCTGCACTGACAAGCAACCAAGTAAGCCACATGATATCAGAGAGAAGACGGAGAGAGAAGCTCAACGGAAGCTTTGATCAACTCAGATCACTTCTTCCTCCAGGTTCCAAG AAGGACAGGGCGACGGTGCTTATGAAGACAAAGGATTACTTGAAGACCTTGAAAGATCAAATCTCTGAACTCCAGCTGGAGAACAGAATGTTAGAGATGAAACTCAAATGTCCAGCCACTGATGAAATTAATGAACAGCATTTGAAGGCTTCCAATTTTAGATCGACGTTAAGAGTTGAAATCATTAAGGCGTCTGCGCCATCATCAGAAGTTCAGCAAATCAGTCTGAGGCTAACAGCGAATGTGAATTCTGCTCTCATAGACCTTGTCCTCCATGTACTTGAATGCCTGAAAGAGATGAGAGTTTTAGCATTGGTGTCAGTGGATGGGAATATACACACAGCACAAATGAACTTGCATGCTAGAGCTACTATTGAATTCCAGATCAAG GCATGCGATTGGTACGAAGAGTTGTTCAAGGAAGCAATGACCAGATCTATCAAACGTGTTGCACGGCTGGAGTTGGTAAACTTTGAAGGTTTGTACTCTGGAGATGGCCAATTGATTCATGGAGTTTAA
- the LOC120258018 gene encoding uncharacterized protein LOC120258018, with protein MFLVLVDLKRREVLTLLRIRSSIQVMELRPMVALRAVLVGGIAAFAKVGAAVKAAGGVKVGAAAAAMTAAATAAVSGTNPEGKSTSQNVSK; from the exons ATGTTTTTAGTATTGGTCGATCTAAAAAGACGCGAAGTTCTCACTCTTCTCCGCATTCGTTCTTCAATCCAAG TAATGGAGTTAAGACCAATGGTGGCTTTGAGGGCTGTCCTCGTGGGTGGCATAGCTGCATTTGCAAAAGTGGGCGCGGCAGTGAAAGCTGCAGGAGGTGTCAAGGTGGGTGCTGCTGCAGCTGCCATGACAGCAGCTGCAACTGCTGCTGTTTCAGGAACAAATCCAGAAGGAAAGAGCACTTCCCAGAATGTCTCAAAGTGA
- the LOC120257898 gene encoding ent-kaurene oxidase 2 isoform X1, which translates to MDVILYLQSVPAGALAALAVGLVAAPAVGKLLIDRKQPSNLPPAVPGWPLIGNLLQLKAKKPHQTFAKWAEVYGPIYSIKLGSNMMVVLNSIEVVKEAMVTKFSSISTRKLSKALQVLTSNKSLVAMSDYDEYHKMVKRYVLASVLGTAAQKRNRIHRDIMVENTLNTLFAEIKEDPNRAVNLREAFKPELFRVAIKQAIGKDIDSIYVEELGKEISKKEMFEISVVDPMMGAIEVDWRDFFPYMKWVPNKSMEMKIQNMATRRRALTKALIMEQKKRISRGENIECYLDYLLSEESTLSEEQLIILVWESIIETSDTTLVTTEWALYELAKNPLCQDRLYQEIQEICGSEKITEEHLSLMPYLNSVFHETLRYHTPVPLIPPRITHEDTQLGGYDIPSGTEIAINLYACNMSKNVWDEPNKWKPERFLSGNFEQMDMYKTMAFGAGKRVCAGSLQAMLIACRVIGRLVQEFHWRLKEGEEESMDTVQLTTHKLHPMQAYITPRETNVSAHQSTQLA; encoded by the exons atggatgTCATCCTTTACCTTCAGAGTGTCCCGGCTGGGGCTCTAGCAGCTCTTGCTGTTGGCCTTGTCGCTGCTCCGGCCGTCGGCAAGCTTCTCATTGATAGGAAACAACCTTCTAACCTTCCTCCAG CTGTTCCTGGATGGCCTTTGATTGGGAATTTGCTTCAGTTGAAGGCTAAGAAACCTCATCAGACATTTGCTAAGTGGGCAGAAGTTTATGGACCAATATATTCAATCAAATTGGGATCTAACATGATGGTGGTCTTGAATTCCATTGAAGTTGTTAAAGAG GCCATGGTAACTAAGTTCTCATCCATATCAACAAGGAAGCTCTCGAAAGCATTGCAAGTGCTTACATCCAATAAATCTCTAGTTGCCATGAGTGACTATGATGAGTACCACAAAATGGTTAAGCGTTATGTACTTGCTAGTGTTTTAGGGACTGCAGCTCAG aaacgaAATCGTATTCACAGAGATATCATGGTAGAGAATACCTTAAATACATTGTTTGCTGAGATCAAGGAAGACCCTAACCGTGCTGTGAACCTCAGAGAAGCATTCAAGCCTGAGCTTTTCAGGGTAGCCATAAAACAA GCTATTGGCAAGGACATCGATTCCATTTATGTGGAGGAATTGGGGAAGGAAATATCGAAGAAAGAAATGTTTGAAATATCAGTAGTCGACCCAATGATGGGAGCAATTGAGGTTGATTGGAGGGATTTCTTCCCATATATGAAATGGGTTCCTAACAAAAGCATGgaaatgaaaattcaaaacatgGCAACTCGCCGAAGGGCATTGACAAAGGCCCTCATCATGGAGCAAAAGAAACGCATTTCCCGGGGAGAG aatattGAATGCTATCTAGACTACCTATTGTCGGAGGAGAGCACACTGAGTGAGGAACAACTAATAATATTGGTATGGGAATCGATAATTGAAACCTCTGATACAACTTTGGTCACTACTGAATGGGCTTTGTATGAACTAGCTAAGAATCCATTGTGTCAG GATCGTCTTTATCAAGAAATCCAAGAGATATGTGGATCTGAGAAGATCACTGAAGAACATTTGTCACTGATGCCATACTTGAATTCCGTATTTCATGAAACCTTGCGATACCATACTCCTGTTCCTTTGATTCCTCCTAGAATTACACATGAGGACACTCAACTAGGAGGATATGACATACCATCTGGAACAGAG ATTGCCATCAACTTATATGCATGCAACATGAGTAAAAATGTCTGGGATGAACCTAATAAATGGAAGCCGGAGAGATTCCTATCAGGTAACTTCGAGCAAATGGATATGTACAAGACAATGGCCTTTGGAGCTGGGAAGAGGGTGTGTGCAGGATCATTGCAGGCAATGCTAATTGCTTGCAGAGTCATTGGAAGACTAGTGCAGGAATTCCACTGGAGACTGAAAGAAGGCGAAGAAGAGAGTATGGACACAGTTCAACTCACTACTCACAAACTTCATCCCATGCAAGCTTATATTACACCTAGAGAAACGAATGTTTCGGCACACCAATCTACCCAGCTAGCATGA
- the LOC120257898 gene encoding ent-kaurene oxidase 2 isoform X2: MDVILYLQSVPAGALAALAVGLVAAPAVGKLLIDRKQPSNLPPAVPGWPLIGNLLQLKAKKPHQTFAKWAEVYGPIYSIKLGSNMMVVLNSIEVVKEKRNRIHRDIMVENTLNTLFAEIKEDPNRAVNLREAFKPELFRVAIKQAIGKDIDSIYVEELGKEISKKEMFEISVVDPMMGAIEVDWRDFFPYMKWVPNKSMEMKIQNMATRRRALTKALIMEQKKRISRGENIECYLDYLLSEESTLSEEQLIILVWESIIETSDTTLVTTEWALYELAKNPLCQDRLYQEIQEICGSEKITEEHLSLMPYLNSVFHETLRYHTPVPLIPPRITHEDTQLGGYDIPSGTEIAINLYACNMSKNVWDEPNKWKPERFLSGNFEQMDMYKTMAFGAGKRVCAGSLQAMLIACRVIGRLVQEFHWRLKEGEEESMDTVQLTTHKLHPMQAYITPRETNVSAHQSTQLA, from the exons atggatgTCATCCTTTACCTTCAGAGTGTCCCGGCTGGGGCTCTAGCAGCTCTTGCTGTTGGCCTTGTCGCTGCTCCGGCCGTCGGCAAGCTTCTCATTGATAGGAAACAACCTTCTAACCTTCCTCCAG CTGTTCCTGGATGGCCTTTGATTGGGAATTTGCTTCAGTTGAAGGCTAAGAAACCTCATCAGACATTTGCTAAGTGGGCAGAAGTTTATGGACCAATATATTCAATCAAATTGGGATCTAACATGATGGTGGTCTTGAATTCCATTGAAGTTGTTAAAGAG aaacgaAATCGTATTCACAGAGATATCATGGTAGAGAATACCTTAAATACATTGTTTGCTGAGATCAAGGAAGACCCTAACCGTGCTGTGAACCTCAGAGAAGCATTCAAGCCTGAGCTTTTCAGGGTAGCCATAAAACAA GCTATTGGCAAGGACATCGATTCCATTTATGTGGAGGAATTGGGGAAGGAAATATCGAAGAAAGAAATGTTTGAAATATCAGTAGTCGACCCAATGATGGGAGCAATTGAGGTTGATTGGAGGGATTTCTTCCCATATATGAAATGGGTTCCTAACAAAAGCATGgaaatgaaaattcaaaacatgGCAACTCGCCGAAGGGCATTGACAAAGGCCCTCATCATGGAGCAAAAGAAACGCATTTCCCGGGGAGAG aatattGAATGCTATCTAGACTACCTATTGTCGGAGGAGAGCACACTGAGTGAGGAACAACTAATAATATTGGTATGGGAATCGATAATTGAAACCTCTGATACAACTTTGGTCACTACTGAATGGGCTTTGTATGAACTAGCTAAGAATCCATTGTGTCAG GATCGTCTTTATCAAGAAATCCAAGAGATATGTGGATCTGAGAAGATCACTGAAGAACATTTGTCACTGATGCCATACTTGAATTCCGTATTTCATGAAACCTTGCGATACCATACTCCTGTTCCTTTGATTCCTCCTAGAATTACACATGAGGACACTCAACTAGGAGGATATGACATACCATCTGGAACAGAG ATTGCCATCAACTTATATGCATGCAACATGAGTAAAAATGTCTGGGATGAACCTAATAAATGGAAGCCGGAGAGATTCCTATCAGGTAACTTCGAGCAAATGGATATGTACAAGACAATGGCCTTTGGAGCTGGGAAGAGGGTGTGTGCAGGATCATTGCAGGCAATGCTAATTGCTTGCAGAGTCATTGGAAGACTAGTGCAGGAATTCCACTGGAGACTGAAAGAAGGCGAAGAAGAGAGTATGGACACAGTTCAACTCACTACTCACAAACTTCATCCCATGCAAGCTTATATTACACCTAGAGAAACGAATGTTTCGGCACACCAATCTACCCAGCTAGCATGA
- the LOC120257898 gene encoding ent-kaurene oxidase 2 isoform X3, which translates to MMVVLNSIEVVKEAMVTKFSSISTRKLSKALQVLTSNKSLVAMSDYDEYHKMVKRYVLASVLGTAAQKRNRIHRDIMVENTLNTLFAEIKEDPNRAVNLREAFKPELFRVAIKQAIGKDIDSIYVEELGKEISKKEMFEISVVDPMMGAIEVDWRDFFPYMKWVPNKSMEMKIQNMATRRRALTKALIMEQKKRISRGENIECYLDYLLSEESTLSEEQLIILVWESIIETSDTTLVTTEWALYELAKNPLCQDRLYQEIQEICGSEKITEEHLSLMPYLNSVFHETLRYHTPVPLIPPRITHEDTQLGGYDIPSGTEIAINLYACNMSKNVWDEPNKWKPERFLSGNFEQMDMYKTMAFGAGKRVCAGSLQAMLIACRVIGRLVQEFHWRLKEGEEESMDTVQLTTHKLHPMQAYITPRETNVSAHQSTQLA; encoded by the exons ATGATGGTGGTCTTGAATTCCATTGAAGTTGTTAAAGAG GCCATGGTAACTAAGTTCTCATCCATATCAACAAGGAAGCTCTCGAAAGCATTGCAAGTGCTTACATCCAATAAATCTCTAGTTGCCATGAGTGACTATGATGAGTACCACAAAATGGTTAAGCGTTATGTACTTGCTAGTGTTTTAGGGACTGCAGCTCAG aaacgaAATCGTATTCACAGAGATATCATGGTAGAGAATACCTTAAATACATTGTTTGCTGAGATCAAGGAAGACCCTAACCGTGCTGTGAACCTCAGAGAAGCATTCAAGCCTGAGCTTTTCAGGGTAGCCATAAAACAA GCTATTGGCAAGGACATCGATTCCATTTATGTGGAGGAATTGGGGAAGGAAATATCGAAGAAAGAAATGTTTGAAATATCAGTAGTCGACCCAATGATGGGAGCAATTGAGGTTGATTGGAGGGATTTCTTCCCATATATGAAATGGGTTCCTAACAAAAGCATGgaaatgaaaattcaaaacatgGCAACTCGCCGAAGGGCATTGACAAAGGCCCTCATCATGGAGCAAAAGAAACGCATTTCCCGGGGAGAG aatattGAATGCTATCTAGACTACCTATTGTCGGAGGAGAGCACACTGAGTGAGGAACAACTAATAATATTGGTATGGGAATCGATAATTGAAACCTCTGATACAACTTTGGTCACTACTGAATGGGCTTTGTATGAACTAGCTAAGAATCCATTGTGTCAG GATCGTCTTTATCAAGAAATCCAAGAGATATGTGGATCTGAGAAGATCACTGAAGAACATTTGTCACTGATGCCATACTTGAATTCCGTATTTCATGAAACCTTGCGATACCATACTCCTGTTCCTTTGATTCCTCCTAGAATTACACATGAGGACACTCAACTAGGAGGATATGACATACCATCTGGAACAGAG ATTGCCATCAACTTATATGCATGCAACATGAGTAAAAATGTCTGGGATGAACCTAATAAATGGAAGCCGGAGAGATTCCTATCAGGTAACTTCGAGCAAATGGATATGTACAAGACAATGGCCTTTGGAGCTGGGAAGAGGGTGTGTGCAGGATCATTGCAGGCAATGCTAATTGCTTGCAGAGTCATTGGAAGACTAGTGCAGGAATTCCACTGGAGACTGAAAGAAGGCGAAGAAGAGAGTATGGACACAGTTCAACTCACTACTCACAAACTTCATCCCATGCAAGCTTATATTACACCTAGAGAAACGAATGTTTCGGCACACCAATCTACCCAGCTAGCATGA
- the LOC120259590 gene encoding LOB domain-containing protein 6-like, translating to MADDSSSSSSSSSRRDSRAACAACNYLRMRCNSDCPLARYFPANRSSEVILVDRHVGLARFVELVNQMRPELRDQMAESLISKAKARRRDPVHAAADIAQHLLAKTEATKKELESVRQHLNHLRAQQSPTSSITSPHQMAIALAKGVFINDQLIAGVGVILFHSTGKCSLSCLVRTYSSLETELVAIIHAMQLGLQYGSTQLTVFSNCAEAVAIYNGEHEGPSELQRLVVVHRDSLSSIHHYKVSTCEEIYMPEVWQLANLAPQCGSSQRWETPIFPNVAQVIRIEDMD from the exons ATGGCTGAtgacagcagcagcagcagcagcagcagcagcagaagaGATTCAAGGGCTGCATGCGCGGCGTGCAATTACCTCCGCATGAGATGCAACTCCGACTGCCCATTGGCCCGTTACTTCCCGGCCAATCGCTCCAGTGAAGTCATTTTGGTTGATCGGCACGTTGGCTTGGCACGGTTCGTAGAGTTAGTCAATCAGATGCGGCCGGAGTTGAGGGATCAGATGGCGGAGAGTCTGATCTCCAAAGCAAAGGCTCGGCGGAGAGATCCGGTCCATGCCGCCGCCGACATTGCCCAACACTTGCTTGCCAAGACTGAAGCCACAAAGAAGGAGCTTGAAAGCGTTCGCCAGCACCTCAACCACCTTCGAGCCCAACAATCGCCAACCTCCTCG ATCACTAGTCCTCATCAAATGGCAATTGCACTAGCAAAGGGAGTATTCATAAATGATCAACTCATTGCTGGCGTAGGAGTCATACTGTTCCATTCAACTGGCAAATGTTCACTTTCATGTTTAGTGAGAACATACTCTTCACTTGAAACTGAACTAGTTGCCATTATACATGCAATGCAACTTGGACTTCAATATGGATCAACTCAGCTCACTGTCTTCTCCAATTGCGCGGAGGCGGTCGCAATCTATAACGGTGAACATGAAGGTCCCAGTGAGCTTCAAAGGTTGGTTGTTGTCCACCGTGACTCGCTCTCCTCTATTCACCATTATAAGGTTTCCACTTGTGAAGAGATATACATGCCTGAAGTGTGGCAATTGGCAAATTTAGCTCCTCAATGTGGATCATCACAGAGATGGGAGACGCCCATCTTTCCAAATGTGGCACAAGTTATTCGTATTGAAGATATGGATTAA
- the LOC120259499 gene encoding probable mitochondrial-processing peptidase subunit beta, mitochondrial, which yields MASSLSRYRRRITSLTSTLLRARLFSSLPVAKPNASDDPVCDHAPLFRSPEVRVSTLLNGIRVATQSSSSHMASVGVWIDSGSRFEAPGTNGTAHFLEHMIFKGTRRRTARSLEEEIENLGGRLNAYTSREQTTFFADVFRRDVPVAIDVLADILQNSKFPDHAIKRERGVILREMEEVHGQMEEVIFDHLHEAAFHGHPLGNTILGPEEIIQSISRSDLQNYIETHYTGPRMVVSAAGAVKHEEIVDMVESLFTRFARTPTAAAQLAQENPAVFTGSEVRVDNEDMPLAHLAIAFKGSAWTDPNSIPLMVIQSLWGSWNSSVGVGNCSGSQLARRVSTDNLAESMMAFNTNYLDTGLFGIYATGMPNCLHDLSCVIMQEITRLAYEVSEAELVRARNQLKSALLLHIDGSTAVAENNGRQMLTYGRVIPFLELFARIDAVDTSTVKETAKNFIINKDVAVAAVGPLSKLPHHEWFRSQTCSRTT from the exons ATGGCGTCCTCACTCTCTCGCTACCGGAGAAGAATCACAAGCCTCACTTCCACTCTTCTCCGAGCTCGCCTTTTCTCATCCCTCCCCGTCGCCAAGCCCAATGCCTCTGATGACCCGGTCTGTGACCATGCTCCCTTGTTCCGCTCCCCAGAGGTCCGTGTCTCCACTCTCTTGAATGGCATCCGCGTCGCCACCCAGTCATCGTCCTCCCACATGGCCTCTGTCGGTGTCTGGATCGATTCCGGCAGCCGATTCGAGGCTCCCGGCACCAACGGCACCGCGCATTTCCTCGAGCATATGATCTTCAAGGGCACCCGCCGCCGGACCGCCCGCTCCCTGGAGGAGGAGATCGAGAACCTCGGCGGCCGACTCAATGCCTACACGTCTCGCGAGCAAACCACCTTCTTCGCCGACGTCTTCCGCCGTGACGTCCCCGTCGCCATCGACGTGCTCGCGGACATCCTCCAGAATTCGAAGTTCCCCGACCATGCTATCAAACGAGAGCGTGGTGTTATCCTCCGAGAGATGGAAGAG GTTCATGGGCAAATGGAAGAAGTGATATTTGATCACTTGCATGAGGCAGCGTTCCACGGGCATCCGCTTGGCAACACAATATTAGGACCAGAAGAGATTATTCAATCCATATCTAGATCTGATTTGCAGAATTATATTGAAACACACTACACTGGTCCTAGAATG GTTGTGTCTGCTGCTGGTGCAGTTAAGCATGAAGAGATTGTTGATATGGTTGAAAGTTTGTTTACGAGATTCGCTAGGACTCCCACTGCTGCTGCTCAGCTTGCTCAGGAGAATCCTGCTGTCTTTACTGGTTCGGAG GTTCGAGTGGACAATGAGGATATGCCCCTGGCACATTTGGCAATTGCCTTTAAAGGTTCGGCATGGACCGACCCAAATTCTATACCGCTTATGGTCATTCAAAGCTTGTGGGGATCTTGGAATAGCAGTGTTGGCGTGGGTAACTGTTCGGG GTCTCAACTAGCACGCCGAGTTAGCACTGATAACCTGGCAGAGAGTATGATGGCCTTCAATACCAACTATCTTGATACAGGATTGTTTGGCATCTATGCCACTGGAATG CCTAattgtttgcatgatttgtcATGTGTGATAATGCAAGAGATTACTAGACTAGCTTATGAAGTGTCAGAAGCAGAACTAGTGAGAGCTCGGAACCAG TTAAAATCTGCACTTTTGCTCCATATTGATGGATCCACAGCGGTTGCCGAGAACAATGGTCGCCAG ATGCTAACTTATGGCCGGGTCATCCCATTCTTAGAGCTGTTCGCTCGCATAGATGCAGTGGATACTTCGACAGTGAAAGAGACAgcaaaaaatttcataattaacaAG GATGTTGCCGTTGCTGCAGTTGGACCACTCAGCAAATTGCCTCATCATGAATGGTTTCGCTCACAGACTTGCTCTCGGACAACATAA